The nucleotide window GGATTTGGCGACCCGGGAGGTCCGGGGAATCTCTGCACCGATGACAACTGCCCGACGGTTTTCAACCTGTCGCAAGTGGATACCGATGCCGATGGTCTGGGAGATGCCTGCGACAATTGTCCCGATATTCCCAATCCGGGGCAGGAAGACAGCGACCTCGACGGCGTGGGTGATGTCTGCGACTATGTCTGCGGGGATGCTAACGGCAACGGCACGGTCAATATCCTTGATGCCACATTCATTATCGCTTACCTGTATAAGAGCGGAACGCCGCCCGACCCGCTGGAATCAGCCGATGTCAACGGCTCCGGCGGTATCAATATACTCGATGCGACCTATATCATCAGTTACCTCTTCAAGGGAGGCGCCGACCCGAACTGCCCATAACAGGACAGACCACTGGAAAAACAGAATGCCCGGCCCTTTACTAAGGTCGGGCATTTGAATTTATGAAATAACCGTTGCCGTTTGAGCGGAGTGAATCTTGAAATCACCGGGGGAAAATCAGATTGACTATCATATAGGTGAAGATTCCGAAGAGCCCGGCGCCTGGGAAGGTGAATACCCACGCCAGGAGGATATTTCCGATAATCCGGTAGTTGACATTCCCGAACCGTCGCGCCATGGCGCCTCCGGCGATAGCGCCGGTGGCAACCTGGGTGGTCGAAATTGGGGCGCCGGCAAGGGAGGCGACCAGAATTACCGTTCCGGCGGCGGTCTCGGCGGCGCAACCGTCGATAGGCTCATGCAGATGGGTCATCTTGCGCCCCATCGTTTTCATTATCCGCCATCCGCCGACAGAGGTTCCGAGACCAATCATGAATGCTGAGACAAAGCGGACCCAGAAGGGAACATGGAAGTAGTCGATGGAGCCCGCGGTCAATAGAGCTATAGTGATAATTCCCATAGCGTTTTGAGCGTCATTCATTCCGTGAGTAAATGCCACAAATGCCGCCGAGACTACCTGCAGGCGCTTAAAGAAGATGGCCGATTTGCGATAGGGCGAACTCCAGACCGCCCAGCTGAATATAAAGAGCAAGAGTGCTCCGCCGATTAAACCGGCGACCGGTGATACGACCATGGCAAAGAGAATCTTCTTTATTCCTTTGGCCATCAGGATGCTGAAATCGAAACTGCTCGCATAGAGAGCCACTCCCATAAGACCGCCGACCAGGGCGTGGGTTGACGAAGAAGGGAGCCCAAAGTACCACGTGAAATAACCCCACAGTACCGCCCCCATGGTGGCCGCAAGTAACATCGGCAAGGTGATGAACTGACTATCGACCACCCCTTTCCCGATAGTGTAGGCAACCGCGGTATGGACAAGAGCGCCGACGAAATTAAGCGTCCGCGCCATAATAATAGCTTTACGGGGAGAAAGGGCATGAGTCGCAACAGTGGTGGCAATGGCATTGGCGGCATCGTGAAAACCATTCACGAAGTCATACATCAGGGCGGCCGTGATAATCAGTATCAGCAGATAGGAATCATACATTCCCGGCCACCATCCGCTTCAGGCTCGAGGCAACATCGGTGCAGGCGTCGGAGGCTTTTTCCAGTTCGACATAAACTTCGCGAAGAATGAAGAAGATAGCGACATGCCGGGTGTACTGGACGTTGGAAAAATCGATGTTCAGCAAGTCGGCATGGGAGGATTTGGCGTCATCGCGGGAGCGGAAATCCTCAATCATTTTTTCGCTGTCGATCCGGTTCTGGCGAATTTCGGCGAAGCGGCGCTTGAGGCCGTTATGATAGATATTGTCGGCGTGCACTTCATAGCGGTTGATGGCATTGAGATAAGAATCAAGGTTCCGGTTACGGGGCAATTGCTTGATTGCGGCGGCGATTTCCACGCAGGCGCTATTAATAACCGGGGCTAACTCCCGCATCTCTTTGTCGCTGGTGGGGAAACTGTAAATGACATAGCGGTTGGCGGCATGTTTGATATATTTGATAATCCGCACGAGATTGCGCGTCAGTTCCATTATTTCCGTCCGTTCAAAAGGCGGCTGCTGGGAGATATGAAGCAACTCTTCAATTAATTCGCTGATGCGACTGCATCTGACAAAGGCGGAGTGGATTTTTTCTTCAAGATGGTCGCGCTCGTTGAGAGCCGCCTGAAATAGTTTTACCAGGTCTTCGCTCGCTTCGACCAGGTGTCCGGACAATTCATCAAAGTAATTGTAAAAGCGGGAGTCCTTGGGCGGCAGGATTCTGATACTCCTGACTCTTTTGAGCAGTCCGCGCCGTTCTTCCGTGGTACTCATAGCTAATTCCCTTCCTCTATCGCTAAATTGCAGAAAACCGCCCCAAACTTAATGCAGCGAGGAGGGATTGTCAACAATGTGATTCAGATATACCGGAATTTTGAAGAGAGCCGCCCGGCAATCCCGCCGAAAACGGCTGAGACTGATGTTTTCAAGGACCCGGTTCCGGGTCGAAGTATTCTTTCTTATTCTTGATAGCGGCAAACTGCTCGGAGGTTGGCAGCGGTTCTTTTTTCTGGGAAATTTCGGGCCAGAGCCTGGAGTACTTGGCATTTATTTCCACATATTCCCACCACTCTTCGGGAAGTTCTTCATCGGGAAATATCGCTTTGACCGGGCATTCATCGACACAGAGACGGCAATCGATACAGATTTTGGGATCGATGACCAGCATATTTTTCCCTTCGCGGAAAGCGTTAACGGGACAGACTTCGGCGCAGTCGGTATTCTTGCACTTGATACATGGTTCGGCGACGATATGAGCCATCAGATATCCTCAATAAGATTCCATTTAACTCTACGAAGTAGTTATAACGTCCCGTTCCTCTATTTGTTTGTCCATGATGGAATTTTTTTGGCGGACGTGAAGAAGGCGCTCATCCGGCTTTGCGGCGGTTGTTCATGAAATCATAAAAGAGATAGTCCCCGAGATTATCAGCCGAAGCAAAATAGGCTCGCCCCCGATTCAGCTCTGTCAATTTCCGGACAAACTCCTGCAGGTAGGGGTCATCGGTTATCATGAAGGTGGTGATGGAGATTTTTTTCTTCCGGCAGATGATTGCTTCATCGAGAGTTCGATTGACAATGACCGGGTCGAGACCGATAGGATTTTTATAGGGACGGCCGCTCGGCTTGATTATCATCGACGGCTTGCCGTCGGTAATCATAAAAATCTGCTTATTGGCGCTTTTCTTGCGAAGCAGAATCTGACGTGCCATCTGCAGCCCGGCTTTCGTATTGGTATGAAAGGGACCGACGCCGATGTAGGGAAGGTCGGAAATACTTATCTCCTGGGCGTTATCGCCGAACAGCACGATATTGAGCGTATCCTTGGGGTACTTGGTCAGAATCAGTTCGGTGAAAGCAAGCGCCACCTGTTTGGCGGGGGTAATGCGGTCTTCGCCGTAAAGTATCATGGAGTGCGAGATATCGATCAGCATGACTGTCGAGCAACTGGTGGTGCGGGCGGTATCATAGACTTCCAGGTCGTCATGGCTCATCTCCATCCCCAGCGAGCCGGTGCGGGCGATGGTGTTGAACAGGGAGCCTTTCAGGTCGAGATAGAGGAGGTCGTCGCCGAAATCATAGCGGCGCTTCTCCGGAAGCGGTTCCTCAGAACTGTTGCCGCCGCCGGTCGGCAGCGGATGATTCCCGATGCCGGAGGATTTGAGCCTTTCAAAAATATTTTCGAAGGCCTGGCGGCGAAGTCCCAGTTCTCCCTTGCGGGTCAATATCGTCTTCTCCCGCTGCATTGCCACTACGTTTTTATCTGTCAATTCTTTCCGGAACTGCTCCAGGTCAAAATCGGGCGGAAGCTGGCCCATTTGCTGCAGACGCTCCATCATTTGGAGCGCTTTGTCGACGTCGCCATTGACCAGAAGCAGGATATAATTGAAAATGGAAAGAAGGTCGCGCATACTCTTGATTTTCTGCACGAAGGCTTCGTTCCATTCCGAATAGATAAAACGCATCTCAGTTCCTCAAAATATTCTCAATCATATCGGCGTAGATGAACTTGTTATCGGGGGATTCTTTGGCGATAATATTGCTCCGGTGCAGACCTTCCAGAATAAGCTCCATCGCCAAGAAGGTCTCACGGGAGTCCTTGGCGGGATAATAACTTTCGGCAATCTGTTTCAGTCCAGCGATTTGAGAGAGCTGTTTTTTGTACTCGGTGTACGGCATTTCGTCGGAGAGTTCCAGTTTCTTTCCAGTCGAAAAATAATCAATCACCGCTTCGTAGATATTCTCCTCGGGACGGCTGTCGGGATGAGATTTTTCTTTGCGCGGGGCGGGAAAATACTCGTCAAAGGTCTCTTTGACCGCTTCCCCGATGAGGTTTACGGCAAGAATCGACGGTCCCTCCAGTTCCCCCTCGTAAACCAGTTCGACTTTTCCGACAATGGAGGCGATGACCGAATAGAGGTCGCAGATGCGCGGGAAATGGTCGTTCTCTTTATTCAGGGCGGCGCGGCGCTCAATATTGGAAATCAGATTTTCGTAAGCCGAGATAGAAAGACGAGCCGAGACGCCGGACGACTGGTCGACATATTCGCTTCGGCGGGCGGCGAAAGATATCCGTTCGATGATATCGCGGACCAGTTCCGGAATCGCGATATCGGAGC belongs to Candidatus Zixiibacteriota bacterium and includes:
- a CDS encoding inorganic phosphate transporter, which translates into the protein MYDSYLLILIITAALMYDFVNGFHDAANAIATTVATHALSPRKAIIMARTLNFVGALVHTAVAYTIGKGVVDSQFITLPMLLAATMGAVLWGYFTWYFGLPSSSTHALVGGLMGVALYASSFDFSILMAKGIKKILFAMVVSPVAGLIGGALLLFIFSWAVWSSPYRKSAIFFKRLQVVSAAFVAFTHGMNDAQNAMGIITIALLTAGSIDYFHVPFWVRFVSAFMIGLGTSVGGWRIMKTMGRKMTHLHEPIDGCAAETAAGTVILVASLAGAPISTTQVATGAIAGGAMARRFGNVNYRIIGNILLAWVFTFPGAGLFGIFTYMIVNLIFPR
- a CDS encoding DUF47 family protein codes for the protein MSTTEERRGLLKRVRSIRILPPKDSRFYNYFDELSGHLVEASEDLVKLFQAALNERDHLEEKIHSAFVRCSRISELIEELLHISQQPPFERTEIMELTRNLVRIIKYIKHAANRYVIYSFPTSDKEMRELAPVINSACVEIAAAIKQLPRNRNLDSYLNAINRYEVHADNIYHNGLKRRFAEIRQNRIDSEKMIEDFRSRDDAKSSHADLLNIDFSNVQYTRHVAIFFILREVYVELEKASDACTDVASSLKRMVAGNV
- a CDS encoding DUF3470 domain-containing protein; its protein translation is MAHIVAEPCIKCKNTDCAEVCPVNAFREGKNMLVIDPKICIDCRLCVDECPVKAIFPDEELPEEWWEYVEINAKYSRLWPEISQKKEPLPTSEQFAAIKNKKEYFDPEPGP
- a CDS encoding VWA domain-containing protein, with the protein product MRFIYSEWNEAFVQKIKSMRDLLSIFNYILLLVNGDVDKALQMMERLQQMGQLPPDFDLEQFRKELTDKNVVAMQREKTILTRKGELGLRRQAFENIFERLKSSGIGNHPLPTGGGNSSEEPLPEKRRYDFGDDLLYLDLKGSLFNTIARTGSLGMEMSHDDLEVYDTARTTSCSTVMLIDISHSMILYGEDRITPAKQVALAFTELILTKYPKDTLNIVLFGDNAQEISISDLPYIGVGPFHTNTKAGLQMARQILLRKKSANKQIFMITDGKPSMIIKPSGRPYKNPIGLDPVIVNRTLDEAIICRKKKISITTFMITDDPYLQEFVRKLTELNRGRAYFASADNLGDYLFYDFMNNRRKAG